In Brevundimonas subvibrioides, a genomic segment contains:
- a CDS encoding BolA family protein, with protein MSEGPIATIIRRKLTDALAPTRLEIEDDSARHAGHHHEGGLDARPGGESHFNLTVVSSAFAGQGRVQRQRAVNALLAEEMAGPVHALSIRALAPDEAGG; from the coding sequence ATGTCTGAAGGCCCGATCGCGACGATTATCCGCAGAAAACTGACGGACGCGCTCGCACCGACACGCCTTGAGATCGAGGACGACAGCGCGCGACACGCCGGCCATCATCATGAGGGGGGTCTGGACGCGAGGCCCGGCGGGGAAAGCCATTTCAATCTGACCGTCGTCTCGAGCGCCTTTGCCGGGCAAGGCCGGGTGCAACGCCAGCGTGCGGTCAATGCCCTGCTGGCCGAAGAAATGGCCGGTCCTGTGCACGCGCTTTCGATCCGCGCCCTTGCGCCCGATGAAGCCGGAGGTTGA
- a CDS encoding J domain-containing protein, with protein sequence MPASFDYKPRFKDMRIKPPKAGEAEAEADVLRLKPGEKPCNWPDCTKAATARAPKSRERLNDFYDFCQPHAGEYNKSWNFYAGMNEAQIRAAKENEAMTGGRPTWEMKAGKNSREAAAFAAKMGTANTTGAGSWRDSYGLFGRKGDQAAQHPTEDRRVGKIERGAFADLDLEPGASKEKIKAAYHDLLKRCHPDHNQGDRGAEAKLVRVIKAYKILKKAGIA encoded by the coding sequence ATGCCAGCGTCATTCGACTACAAGCCCCGCTTCAAGGACATGCGGATCAAACCGCCCAAGGCCGGAGAGGCCGAGGCGGAAGCCGATGTCCTACGTCTGAAGCCCGGCGAAAAGCCCTGCAACTGGCCTGACTGCACCAAGGCCGCGACGGCCCGCGCCCCGAAATCGCGCGAGCGGCTGAACGACTTCTACGATTTCTGCCAGCCGCACGCGGGCGAGTACAACAAGAGCTGGAACTTCTACGCCGGCATGAACGAGGCCCAGATCCGCGCGGCCAAGGAAAACGAGGCCATGACGGGCGGGCGCCCGACCTGGGAGATGAAGGCTGGCAAGAACTCCAGAGAAGCCGCAGCCTTCGCCGCCAAGATGGGCACGGCCAACACGACGGGCGCGGGCTCCTGGCGCGACAGCTATGGTCTGTTCGGCAGGAAGGGCGATCAGGCGGCCCAGCACCCGACCGAGGACCGCCGGGTCGGCAAGATCGAACGCGGGGCCTTCGCCGACCTCGACCTGGAACCCGGGGCGTCGAAGGAGAAGATCAAGGCCGCCTATCACGACCTGCTGAAGCGTTGCCACCCGGACCACAATCAGGGCGACCGCGGGGCCGAGGCCAAGCTGGTCCGCGTCATCAAGGCCTACAAGATCCTCAAGAAGGCCGGCATCGCCTAG
- a CDS encoding organic hydroperoxide resistance protein has translation MDVLYKAHATASGGGRDGRSHTDDGKIDVALSVPKAMGGDDGPGTNPEQLFATGYAACYLGALRLVAGKAGTPVGPDTRVHSGIGFGKNDHGEGFNISVDLKVTDHGLDKAVIDDLIQKAHQVCPYSNATRGNVDVALSAE, from the coding sequence ATGGACGTCCTCTACAAAGCCCACGCCACCGCTTCCGGCGGTGGCCGCGATGGTCGCTCGCACACCGACGATGGCAAGATCGACGTCGCCCTGTCCGTGCCAAAAGCCATGGGTGGCGACGACGGCCCCGGCACCAACCCCGAGCAGCTGTTCGCGACCGGCTATGCCGCCTGCTACCTCGGTGCCCTTCGTCTGGTCGCCGGCAAGGCCGGTACGCCGGTCGGTCCGGACACCAGGGTCCATTCGGGCATCGGCTTCGGCAAGAACGACCACGGCGAGGGCTTCAACATCTCCGTCGATCTGAAGGTCACCGACCACGGCCTCGACAAGGCGGTCATCGATGACCTGATCCAGAAGGCGCATCAGGTCTGCCCCTATTCCAATGCCACCCGCGGCAACGTCGACGTCGCCCTCAGCGCGGAATAA
- the cobS gene encoding cobaltochelatase subunit CobS — MALSDSPPDATPDPLLTFEPHRQVSVREAFGTDADMTVPMFDTVDSHVPEADPAYRFDPQTTLAICAGFAHDRRVMVQGYHGTGKSTHIEQVAARLNWPLVRVNLDSHVSRIDLVGKDAIVLKDGKQITEFREGMLPWAIQRPIALVFDEYDAGRPDVMFVIQRVLEAQGRLTLLDQNRVIRPNKWFRLFATTNTIGLGDTSGLYHGTQQINQGQMDRWNIVTTLNYLDHDVEAEIVAAKAPEWATADGRRALAAMVRVADMTRNAFMNGDISTVMSPRTVITWAQNATIFGGDVGLAFRLTFLNKCDELERPTIAEFYQRAFGEDLPEAATRVKVG, encoded by the coding sequence ATGGCCCTTTCCGACTCTCCGCCCGACGCGACCCCCGATCCCCTGCTGACCTTCGAGCCTCACCGGCAGGTGAGTGTGCGCGAGGCTTTCGGCACCGATGCCGACATGACCGTGCCGATGTTCGACACCGTCGACAGCCATGTGCCCGAGGCGGATCCCGCCTATCGCTTCGATCCCCAGACGACGCTCGCCATCTGCGCCGGCTTCGCCCACGACCGCCGGGTGATGGTCCAGGGCTATCACGGCACCGGCAAGTCGACCCACATCGAACAGGTCGCCGCCCGGCTGAACTGGCCGCTGGTCCGTGTGAACCTCGACAGCCACGTCAGCCGCATCGACCTGGTCGGCAAGGACGCCATCGTCCTGAAGGATGGCAAGCAGATTACCGAGTTCCGCGAAGGCATGCTGCCCTGGGCCATCCAGCGCCCGATCGCCCTGGTGTTCGACGAATACGACGCCGGCCGCCCCGACGTGATGTTCGTGATCCAGCGCGTGCTGGAGGCGCAGGGCCGCCTGACCCTGCTGGACCAGAACCGCGTGATCCGCCCCAACAAGTGGTTCCGCCTGTTCGCCACCACCAACACCATCGGTCTGGGCGACACCAGTGGCCTGTATCACGGCACCCAGCAGATCAATCAGGGCCAGATGGACCGCTGGAACATCGTCACCACCCTGAACTACCTCGACCACGACGTGGAGGCCGAAATCGTCGCCGCCAAGGCCCCCGAATGGGCCACCGCCGACGGCCGCCGCGCCCTCGCCGCCATGGTCCGCGTCGCCGACATGACCCGGAACGCCTTCATGAACGGCGACATCTCCACCGTCATGTCGCCTCGCACCGTCATCACCTGGGCCCAGAACGCCACCATCTTCGGCGGGGATGTGGGGTTGGCGTTCCGGCTGACCTTCCTCAACAAGTGCGACGAGCTGGAACGGCCGACCATTGCGGAGTTCTACCAGCGCGCGTTCGGGGAAGACCTCCCCGAGGCGGCGACGCGGGTGAAGGTGGGTTAG
- a CDS encoding carboxylesterase/lipase family protein, which translates to MILESLMAALMTTGPANIPDPEIALAQGRAQGREESGVISFQNLPFAAPPVGPLRWRPPVKPAPWSDIRDATRPGAICIQSPANGDPGVGPLPMSEDCLTLNVWTPQGMTALLPVMVWIHGGGYNNGSGTAALYSGTNLARRGVVVVTINYRLGRLGFFDHPALAAERQPDEPAGNYGVMDQIAALEWVRDNIARFGGDPGNVTIFGESAGGVAVTQLMVAPAARGLFHKAIVQSGLGRQRSALLDEDRPGHPSAQSLGVAFARSVQLAGATADDLRALPAERLLSPTPAFYTDNLIVDGRVVPEDVVEAFAGGRQAPVPMILGTNSAEFWWIRPSDAGAYGRADDLMTDEEYSALVAAYGGQGGYDTSVVSDLIFNEPARHLARLHADAGHPAWLYRFDVVPESNPEPSGGATHASERPYVFDNLDTVGRPLGERDARAATAMADYWTGFATRSDPNGPDRVDWPGVAGDRLLEFTNDGPVARAVPHGERLDLIQQFYARIRP; encoded by the coding sequence ATGATCCTTGAAAGCCTGATGGCGGCCCTGATGACCACCGGTCCGGCAAACATTCCGGACCCCGAGATCGCGCTCGCCCAGGGTCGCGCCCAGGGTCGTGAGGAGTCGGGCGTTATCTCGTTCCAGAACCTGCCCTTTGCCGCGCCGCCGGTGGGTCCGCTTCGTTGGCGTCCGCCGGTGAAGCCCGCGCCATGGTCCGACATCCGGGACGCGACCCGGCCCGGGGCCATCTGTATCCAGTCGCCCGCCAACGGCGATCCGGGCGTCGGGCCGCTGCCCATGAGCGAGGATTGCCTGACGCTGAACGTCTGGACGCCACAGGGCATGACGGCACTCCTGCCGGTCATGGTCTGGATCCATGGCGGTGGGTACAACAACGGGTCGGGTACGGCGGCGCTGTATAGCGGCACGAACCTGGCGCGCCGGGGCGTGGTGGTGGTGACGATCAACTATCGGCTGGGACGGCTCGGCTTTTTCGACCATCCCGCCCTGGCCGCCGAGCGTCAGCCCGACGAACCCGCGGGAAACTATGGCGTCATGGACCAGATCGCCGCCCTGGAGTGGGTGCGCGACAATATCGCCCGGTTCGGCGGCGACCCCGGCAATGTGACGATCTTTGGCGAGTCAGCGGGCGGGGTCGCGGTGACGCAGCTGATGGTCGCGCCCGCAGCCCGGGGCCTGTTCCACAAGGCGATCGTTCAATCTGGCCTGGGCCGCCAGAGATCGGCGCTGCTGGACGAGGACCGCCCCGGACACCCGTCGGCGCAGAGTCTCGGCGTCGCCTTTGCCCGATCGGTGCAGCTGGCCGGGGCCACAGCCGATGATCTGCGCGCCCTGCCGGCCGAACGCCTGCTGTCACCGACGCCCGCCTTCTACACCGACAATCTGATCGTCGACGGGCGTGTCGTGCCCGAAGACGTCGTCGAGGCCTTCGCGGGCGGACGACAGGCCCCGGTGCCCATGATCCTGGGCACCAACAGTGCGGAGTTCTGGTGGATCCGCCCGTCCGATGCGGGCGCCTATGGGCGTGCGGACGATCTCATGACCGACGAGGAGTACAGCGCCCTGGTCGCGGCCTATGGCGGGCAGGGCGGCTATGACACCTCGGTCGTCAGCGACCTCATCTTCAACGAACCGGCGCGTCATCTGGCACGCCTGCACGCCGATGCGGGCCATCCCGCCTGGCTCTACCGTTTCGACGTCGTGCCCGAGTCCAACCCCGAACCCAGCGGTGGGGCGACGCATGCCTCCGAGCGGCCCTATGTGTTCGACAACCTCGACACCGTCGGTCGGCCGCTGGGAGAGCGCGACGCACGCGCGGCCACGGCCATGGCGGACTACTGGACCGGATTCGCCACGCGATCGGATCCCAACGGACCTGACCGGGTCGACTGGCCCGGCGTCGCCGGCGACCGGTTGCTGGAGTTCACCAACGACGGACCGGTCGCCAGAGCCGTGCCGCACGGCGAGAGGCTGGACCTGATCCAGCAGTTCTACGCCCGGATTCGGCCCTGA